The Streptomyces sp. GSL17-111 region CGCCCGTCCCGTCCCCCTCGCCCAACTCGCCCGACTGTCCGAACCGGCCCGGCCCCCCGCCTTCCCCCGACCGACACACGAGGAGAACCGCACATGAGCGCACCCCGGCACACCCCCGACCGCCCCTGGCGCGGCGTCATGGTGGCCACCACCCTCCCCCTGAAGGACGACCTGTCGATCGACCACGACGCCTACGCCGAGCACGTCCGCTCCCTGCTCGACGCCGGGTGCGACGGCGTCGTCCCGAACGGCTCGCTGGGGGAGTACCAGACCCTCACCGACGACGAGCGCGCCCGCGTCGTGCGCACCGCGGTGGAGGCCGCCGGAGACGGCAGCCGGGTCATGGCCGGCGTCTCCGCCTACGGCAGCACGGAGGCCGCGCGCTGGGCCGAGCAGGCCGCCCGGGCCGGCGCCGGCTCCGCCCTGCTGCTGCCGCCCAACGCCTACCGCGCCGACGACGCGGAGGTCCGTGCCCACTACGCCGAGGTCGCGGGCGTCGGACTTCCCGTCGTCGCCTACAACAACCCCCACGACACCCGCGTCGACCTCACCCCCCGGCTCCTGGCCGAACTGCACGCCCGGCAGCACATCGTGGCGGTCAAGGAGTTCAGCGGGGACGTGCGACGGGCCTACGAGATCGCCGAGTCCGCCCCCGGTCTCGACCTGCTCGTCGGTGCCGACGACGTCCTCCTCGAACTCGCCCTCGCCGGCGCCGTCGGCTGGATCGCGGGCTATCCCAACGCCCTGCCGCACTCCTGCGTCGCGCTGTACCGGGCCGCCGTCACCCGGGACCTGGACACCGCCCTGCCCCTCTACCGCGCCCTGCACCCGCTTCTGCGCTGGGACACCCGGCACGTGTTCGTCCAGGCCATCAAGGCGTCCATGGACCTCGCCGGACGCCCCGGAGGCCCCTGCCGTCCGCCGCGCTCCCCCCTGGACCCCGAAGCGAGCGCGGCCGTCCGCTCGGCGACGGAGAAGGCCGTCGCCGACGGCCTGGCGTGACCCCGCCCCTCCGGAACCAGCCCGCAGGAGAAGAGCCATGCGCAGCCGCCATGTCTTCCACGCCGTCGACTCCCACACCGAGGGCATGCCCACCCGCGTCGTCACCGGAGGCGTCGCGCCCGTCCCCGGCGCCACCATGGCCGAACGGCGCACGTACTTCACGCGACACCTGGACCACATCCGCACCCTGCTGATGAACGAACCGCGCGGACACGCCGCCATGAGCGGCGCGATCCTGCAGCCGCCCACCCGCCCCGACGCCGACTGGGGAGTCCTCTACATCGAGGTGTCCGGCTGCCTGCCCATGTGCGGTCACGGCACGATCGGTGTCGCCACGGTCCTGGTGGAGACGGGCATGGTGGCGGTGACCGAACCGGTGACGACCGTCCGCCTGGACACCCCGGCCGGGCTCGTCACCGCCGAGGTCCACGTGGCCGACGGCCACGCCCACGCGGTGACGCTTCGCAACGTCCCGTCCTTCGCGGCCGCACTCGGAGCGACCGTCGACGTCCCCGGCTTCGGAAGCGTCACCTACGACCTGGCCTACGGCGGCAACTTCTACGCCATCCTCCCCCTCGCCGAACTCGGGCTGCCCTTCGAACGCTCACACAAGCAGGAGATCCTGCACGCCGGCCTTGAGGTCATGGCAGCGATCAACGCGGCGGGTGAGCCCACGCACCCCGAGGACCCCGGCATCACCGGCTGCCACCACGTCCAGTTCCTCGCCCCCGGATCGGACGCCGCACGCTCGCGCAACGCGATGGCCATCCACCCCGGATGGTTCGACCGGTCGCCCTGCGGCACCGGCACCTCGGCCCGGATGGCGCAACTGCACGCCCGGGGCGAACTTCCCCTGCACCGCGAGTTCCGCAACGAGTCGTTCCTGGGCACCGCCTTCACCGGCCGGCTGGTGGCCGAGACCGAGGTCGCCGGCCGGCCCGCCGTGGTGCCGACGTTCACGGGGAGCGCCTGGATCACCGGCACCGCCCAGTTCCTCCTCGACCCCACCGACCCGTTCCCGGAAGGCTTCCTGCTGTGAACCGCGACCGCGCACAGAAGGTGGACGGCCCGCTCGTCTCACGCAACCCCGCCGATCCCGGCGACATCGTCATCGAACTGCACGGCTGCGGCCCCGACACCGTCACCGGCGCGGTCCACCGGGCCTCCCGGGCCCAAGCGGAATGGCTCGCCGCCGGCGCGGGCGAGCGGTCCGCGGCCCTGCGCCGGGCCGCGGACGCCGTGGAGGCCGCGTCCGAGGAGCTGGCCGGACTCCTGGTCAGGGAGGTCGGCAAACCGCTCACCGAGGCGCGCGGCGAACTGGCGCGCACGGCGGCGATCTGGCGCTACTACGCCCAGTTCCCCTACGACGCCACCGGGGCGGTCCACGAGCCGGCCTCCGGGCCCGGGCTGCTGCTCACCCGGCGACGGCCGCACGGTGTCGCCGGGCTGATCACCCCGTGGAACTTCCCGCTGGCCATTCCCTCCTGGAAGGCCGCCCCGGCCCTGGCCGCGGGCAACGCCGTGCTCCTCAAGCCCGCGCCCGAGGCGACGGCGTGCGCGCTGCGGCTGGCCGAGGTCCTCGGGCGGGCCCTGCCCACCGACCTGCTGCGGGTCGTTCCCGGCGGTGCCGACGTCGGCACCCGCCTGATCGATCTGGCCGACGTCGTCTCCTTCACCGGGTCGACCGCCGTCGGGGCCGGGGTCGCCCGTGCCGCCGCCGCCCGTGGCGTCCCCGTCCAGGCGGAGATGGGCGGCCACAACGCCGCCGTGGTCCTGCCCGACGCCGACCCGGAACGTGCCGCGGCGGACATCGCCGTCGCCATCGCCGGATACGCGGGGCAGAAGTGCACCGCGACCCGACGGGTGATCGCCGTGGGGAACGCGTTGCCGCACCTGCGTGCGGCACTGGCCGAGGCGCTGCGGGAGCTGCCCGCCCGCGCTCCCCACACGGCGGACACGGTCTGCGGGCCCGTCATCTCGCGAACGGCTCTCGACCGCGTCGTCGGGGCCCGTGACGGCGCCCTGCGCTCCGGAGCCCGTGCGCTGGCCGGCGCGGGCGCTCGCCGGTCCGGCCCGGACACGGGCTGGTACACCGACCCCGTGCTGCTGGAGCAGGTCCCCGCCCACCACGAACTGCACCGCCGCGAAACCTTCGGCCCCCTCGCCGTCTTGTCGGGCGCGGCGGACCTGGACGAGGCCGTCCGCGCCGCGAACAGCACGCCGTACGGCCTGGTCACCTCCCTGCACACCGGCGACCTGGACGTCGCCCTCGCGGCGCTGGACCGCCTGACCACCGGCATGCTGCGCGTCAACGCCCCCACCACGGGAGTCGACTTCCACCTTCCCTTCGGTGGGGAGAAGGAATCCGGCATCGGTATGAGGGAACAGGGGCGCGCCGCATTGGACTTCTACACCTCAAGCCGCACGGTCTCGTTCCTGCCCGCCGTGCCGGCCTGAGCCCGCCGCGCGACGGCCCCCTCGGCCGCCGGTGCGCCGGGGTTCGGTCGTCCAGGCCGAGGGGGACAGAGCGCAGTCGCTCGCAACGTGACATTGTATAGTGGGCGGCCGGTCCACGGAGGGAACCCATGAGCGAGCCGCAGTCCCGGAAACTCGTCTCGGTGCGGGAGCACCTGCGTGATCAGGTGGCCAATGCCCTCCGGGCCGCACTGATCGCGGGCGAACTGCAGCCCGGGGCCATCTACTCCGCCCCCGCGTTGGCCGCCGAGTACGGCGTCTCCGCGACACCCGTGCGCGAGGCCATGCTGGACCTGGCGCGCGAAGGACTGGTAGAGCCGGTGCGCAACAAGGGCTTCCGCGTCACCGAACTGTCCGAGCGGGATCTGGACGAGTTCACCGAGATCCGCGCGCTGATCGAGATCCCGACCGTGGGCCGGGTGACGAGGTCGGTTCCCCCCGAGCGGCTGGAGGCCCTTCGCCCCGTGGCCGAGGAGATCGTGGCCGCCGCGCGTGCCGGTGACCTCATCGGCTACCTGGAGGCCGATCGTCGCTTCCACCTCGGGCTGCTCTCGCTCGCCGGCAACGCCCGCCTCGTCGAGGCGGTGAGTGACCTGCGCAAACGCTCCCGGCTCTACGGCCTGACCGAACTCGCCGAAGCCGGGATGCTGGTCGCCTCCGCCGAGGAGCACGCCGAGTTGCTGGACCTCATGCTGGCCGGGAACGTGGCGGCGGCCGAGGAGCACATGCGCCGTCACCTGTCCCATGTGCGCTCCCTGTGGGCCGCGCGGAAGCAGGACGAGCCCGAACGCAAGCCGCCGTCCCGACGGCTGAAAGCCCGCTGACCCGCGCCGGTCCACGGCGCGCGCGGACGCACGGCAGGGGCGGCTCCGGCCGCGCACACCCCCTGCCGGCGGCAGCCGCCTCATCCTTCCAACAGCGTCCCCATCCACTCCTCCACGCCGTCCGCGGTCCGGGGGAGGGCGGACGACATCAGCCGAGCTCCGTCCCCGGTGATCACCAGATCGTCCTCGATGCGCACGCCCATGCCCCGCAGCTCGACGGGCAAGGTCTCGTCGTCGGGCTGCAGGTACAGCCCCGGCTCCACTGTGAGGACCTGCCCCTCCTCCAGCACGCCTTCGACGTAGGCGCCCGCACGTGCTGTGGCGCAGTCGTGCACGTCCATGCCGAGCATGTGGCCGCTGCCGCACAGGGTGTAGCGACGGTGGAGGCCGCTGTCCCCGGCCAGTTCGTCCAGGGGCGCCTTGAGCACGCCCCAATCGCGCAGGCCTTCGGCGATCACCCGCATCGCGGCCCGATGGAAGTCGCGGAACGGAACGCCCGGACGCAGCGCGGCGATACCGGCCTCCTGTGCCGCCAGGACCAGTTCGTAGACCTGCCGCTGCACCGGTGAGAACCGTCCCGACAGCGGCAGGGTGCGGGTGATGTCGGCGGTGTACAGGGTGTCGGTCTCGACACCCGCGTCCAGGAGCAGAAGCTGGGAGGCGTCCAGCGGTCCGTCGTTGCGCACCCAGTGCAGCACGCAGGCATGGGCTCCCGCGGCCGCGATCGTCTCGTAGCCCGTGCCGTTGCCCTCGGTGCGGGCCCGCAGGTTGAAGACGCCCTCGACCCATCGCTCACCCCGGGGATGGCGCAGCGCTCGGGGCAGGGCACGCACCACGTCCTCGAAGCCCGCGGTGGTGTGATCCACCGCGAGCTGCAGCTGTTCGACCTCCCACGCCTCCTTGACCAGGCGCAGCTCGGACAGACAGGCGGCCAGTTCCCTCTCCCGCGGCCGCTCCGCATCGCCGGACGTCCGGGGCTCGACGAGAGCGTCGACGGCACCGTCGACACCGGTCAGCACCCGGGTGGGCGGCTGAGGACCCGACAGCGCCCCGGGCAGCTCGTCGAGGTGGCGGCACTCGATACCGGTCAGCGCTTCCGCCTCCTCCAGGTCCGGACGGGGGCCGACCCAGAACTCGCCGTACCGGCGGTCGCGGTAGAACTCCTCACCCGTGCGCGGAGAGCGCGGCCGCAGGTAGAGCACCGCATGGTGCCCCTGGGGCCCGGAGGGTTCCATGAGGAGCACGTTGTCCGGCTGGTCCTCTCCGGTGAGGCCGGTCAGCCAGGCGTAGGCGGTGTGCGGGCGGAAGTGGTGGTCGCAGTCGTTGGACCGGGTGGTCAGCCGTCCGGCCGGCAGGACGAGCCGCTCGCCGGGGAAGTGCGCGGACAGGCGGGCCCGGCGGCTGAGAGTGGCGCCGCCGCGGGGGGCGCGCACGGGGTGGTCCAGGGTGGAAGGAGCCCACCCACCGCTCATGAACGACGCCAGGGCGGGGGAGACCGGAAGGTCGTGGCTGCCGGTAGTGATGCGGGCCGAGGGTGGAGTCATGCCAGCTCCGGAGAATCGGGGGAGGGATAATGCAATGTTACATTGTTATGGCACTCACCTGAAGATGCCGTCCCCCGAAGCGGAACCTCCCTACCGCCCCTCTGTCGCTGGGCCGTCCAAGCTGGCCCGGCCTCACGTGCAGGCCGGACCGCGGCGCTCGTGGACGACCACACCCCGGAAGTCGGTGCGCCGTCGGATGGGAGGGCTGGCCGCGTTCTCGGGAAGGCGCGGACCGGATGGTCCGGATTCCAGTCCCTCAGGCCCCGTCCGGCGCGGTGAGCAGACTGCCCATGGCGGCGAGCACCGACGGCTCGACCCGGTAGTAGACCCAGGTGCCGCGCCGCTCGGAGGTGAGCAGTCCGGCCTCCTTGAGCTTCTTCAGGTGGTGGGAGACCGTGGGCCGGGAGACGCCCACGTCGGAGATGTCGCACACGCAGGCCTCCCCGCCCTCGTAGGAGGCCACCGCGGAGAACAGCTGCAGGCGCACCGGGTCGCCGAGCGCACGGAACATCCGGGAGGCCGTCTCGGCCTCCTCGGCGTTCATCGGACGCTCGGTCAGCGGCGGACAGCAGGGCACCACGGCCCGGCCGTTCGCGGGCTCCAGCAGCGGCAGCGCCTTGGTGTTCGACATACGTCTATGTTGACACATGTCTAACCAGGCCTGGGGTGCGTCACCGCACGAGGGCCGGGCCACCCCAGCCCTTCTGGCAGCCTGGCCACGCGGCGACGTCCACGCCCGAACTCCGGACCGGGTCTGCCAGGTCCGGCGGCCACCTCGGCGGCCCCCTCCGTAGCGCCTCGCCACCCTTTCGGCGGCCTTGACGCTCTGGGAATCGATCGCAGTCGCGACCGCCGGGGGAGCTTTGCCCATCTCGCGGCGAGGTCGGCCGGGGAGGTGGTAGCGGATCCGGTCGACCACCCCGGTGGCGGCTCCCGTTCCAGTCTCCGGGCATCCAAGATCAAGGGGAAGCTTCAGGCTCTGTGGGGACGGTCGCTGGGAACCCCCGGCCTGCCTCTCCGGCCCGTCAGCACATCCCGTGCAGAGGTAGGGGTTGAGGCTAGGGGTGCGTTCCGTCTTAGCGTGAAGGCCGGGGCGGACGGGCTGCCCCACGCGCGGTGGGGTGGCGGCATGTCGGAACTCGAGGCGGAGCGCAGAGCTCGGTACCAGGCGACCGTTGTGCAGGATTTCCTGCGCAAGACGGCCGCGGAGGGCGACCCGTACGCCGCCATCCTGCTGGTGCCCGACAGTCCCTACCCGCTCTACGAGGAGATCCGGGCGCGCGGGACGCTGCACCGCAGCGCGGTCGGCGCCTGGACGACCGCCAGCCACCGCGTCGCCAACCAGATCCTGCGGGACCGGCGGTTCGGCGTCCGCACGGCGGAGGGGGCCAAGCCCCCGGAGTTCATGCCGTTCGACAACTCCATGCTCGGGCTCGACCCGCCCGACCACACCCGGCTGCGCCGGCTCGCCACGCCCTCGCTCAACCCGCGCAGGCTCGCCCACTGGCAGCCGCACGTCGAGCGGTTCACCGGCGAGCTGGTCGACGAGATGCTGGCCGGTCGTGACCGGGTCAACTTCATGAGGGCCTTCGCCCAGCAGCTCCCGCTGCGTGTGATCGGCGATCTGGTCGGTATCCCTCCCCGCCACCGGCAGCTGTTCTTCCGGCTCAGCCGCCGCATGGCGTATCTGCTCGACGGTGTGGCCACCGTCCCGGCGGCGCGGGGTGCGGCCGCCGCCATCGAGGAGATGACGGTGATGTTCCACGACATCATCGCCGAACGGAGGGCCGACCCGCGCGAGGACTTGATCAGCGACCTGCTGCCGGCCGTCGAGGACGGCCGGCTGACCATGGACGAGATGGTCCCGTTGTGTATGTTCCTGCCGCTCGCCGGCACCGAGACCACCGTCAACCTCATCGGCAACGGACTGCTGGCCCTGCTCGAACACCCCGAGCAGTGGAAGATGCTGGTCGCTGATCCGTCGCTGGCGCCCGCCGTCGTACGGGAGACCCTGCGGTACGACGCGCCGGTGCAGCAGTACCGCCGGATCGCGCACACCGACATCGAACTGGAGGGCGAGCTGGTCGCCACCGGCGAGGAGGTGACGATCTGCGCGGGCGGAACCAACCGGGACCCCGAGGCCTATCCCGACCCCGGGCGGTTCGACATCACGCGGGACCCCGGGCCGGAGAACCTGGCCTTCTCCTCGGGCATCCACTTCTGCCTCGGCGCCGCGCTCGCCCGCATGGAGGCGGAGACCGCGCTCGCCGCGCTCGCCGAGCGGGTTCCGGGGATCCGTCAGGACGGCCCGGTGCGCCGACGCGGCTCCTTCATCATCCGCGGGATGCTCCAGTTCCCCGTCGCCCTGCGCTGAAGACCTGCGGTGCGCGGGCGAGATGAGGCGAGATAAGGGGCGCCGCCCCACCAGGTAGGGGTTGCCCGCCTTCACGGGCCGTCCATAGCGTCGCGGACGCGGACGCCCTGAACGCAGCGCCCGCAGCATGACGGCCCCGGGTGGACCGTGGCCGAGCGGCAGCCTGGAAGGTACCGGGAACATGGCAGAAGAAGAGACCCTCCGGGACTACCTCAAGCTGGTCACGCTCGACCTGCGCCGGACCAAGGAGAAGTTGCGCGACCGGGAGGCCGCTGACCACGAGCCGATCGCGATCGTCGGCATGAGCTGCCGCTACCCGGGCGACGTCCGAACGCCCGACGAACTGTGGAGGCTGGTGGCCGAAGGAAGGGACGCGATCTCCGGCTTCCCCACCGACCGCGGCTGGGACCTCGCCCGGCTCTTCGACGGTGACCCGGACGACGAGGGCCACAGCTACGCGCGCGACGGCGGATTCGTCCACGACGCGACCGAGTTCGACGCCGACTTCTTCGGTGTCTCCCCGCGGGAGGCCCTGGCCATGGACCCGCAGCAGCGCCTGTTGCTGCGCGCGGCCTGGGAGGCCTTCGAGGACGCCGGCATCGATCCCCAGTCCGTCCGCGGCACCCACACCGGCGTGTTCGCGGGCAGCAACGACCAGAGTTATCTGCGACTCCTCGCGGGCGAACCGGGCACCGCCGGATACCAGTTGACCGGTGGCGCGACCGCGGTGATCTCCGGGCGGGTCGCCTACACCATGGGCCTGGAAGGACCCGCGGTGACGGTGGACACCGCCTGCTCGTCGTCGCTGGTCGCCCTGCACCTGGCCTGCCAGTCGCTCCGCGGCGGCGAGAGCACCCTTGCGCTCGCCGGCGGCGTCACCGTCATGGCCACGCCCGGTGTCTTCACCGAGTTCAGTCGGCAGCGCGGGCTCGCGGCCGACGGCCGCTGCAAGTCCTTCGCGTCCGCCGCCGACGGCACCGGCTGGTCCGAGGGCGTAGGCGTCGTCCTGCTCGAACGGCTCTCCGACGCCGAGCGCAACGGCCACGAAGTCCTCGCCCTGGTCCGCGGTTCGGCCGTCAACCAGGACGGCGCCTCCAACGGGCTCACCGCGCCCAACGGCCCCTCCCAGCAGCGTGTCATCCTCCAGGCGCTCCTCGGCGCCCGCCTCTCCCCGTCCGACGTGGACGTCGTCGAGGCGCACGGCACCGGCACGAGGCTCGGCGACCCGATCGAAGCACAGGCACTGCTCGCCGCCTACGGCCAGGGCCGGCCCGAGGGCCGTCCGATGCTGCTCGGCTCGGTCAAGTCCAACATCGGGCACGCGCAGGCCGCGGCCGGCATCGCCGGCGTCATCAAGATGGTGCAGGCCCTCCGCCACGAGCAGCTGCCCCGCACCCTGCACGTGGACGAGCCGTCCTCGCAGGTGGACTGGTCGGCCGGTGCCGTGGAGTTGCTGACCGATGCGCGGGCATGGCCCCGCGGTGAGCGGCCGCGCCGGGCGGGCGTCTCCTCGTTCGGCGTGAGCGGCACCAACGTCCACACCATCATCGAGGAAGCGCCCGGGACTCCCGCTGTCGACGGCGGGAGGACGACCGGGGCGGGCGCCGCCGACGAGCCGGTGACGACGCCCGTGGCCTGGACTCTGTCGGGCCGCTCGCCCGACGCACTGCGCCGACAGGCGGACAGGCTGCTTCCGGTGGCCGTTGAGGCCGACCCGGTGGACGTGGCGTACTCGCTGGCGACGGGGCGTGCGGCGCTGGAGCACCGGGCGGTCATCGTGGGCGGTGACCGCGAGGAGTTGGTGGCCGGGCTGCGTGCGCTGGCCTCGGGGGAGGAGGCGGCTCAGGTCGTCGCGGGTGTGGTGCGCGGCGGGGACTCCGTGTTCCTGTTCTCGGGTCAGGGTGCGCAGCGGGTCGGGATGGGGCGTGGGTTGTACGAGGCGTTCCCGGTGTTCGCCGAGGCGTTCGATGCGGTGTGTGCGCGGGTGGATCTTGATCGTTCGTTGCGGGAGGTGGTGTTCGGGGACGGTGAGGCGTTGGACCGCACGGTCTACGCTCAGCCTGCGTTGTTCGCGGTCGAGGTGGCGTTGTTCCGGTTGGTGGAGTCGTGGGGTGTGGTGCCGGATGTGCTGGTGGGTCATTCGATAGGCGAGTTGGCGGCTGCACATGTGGCGGGTGTGTTGTCGCTGGATGACGCGTGTGCGCTGGTGTCGGCGCGTGGCCGGTTGATGGAGGCGCTGCCGCAGGGCGGTGCGATGCTGGCCGTGGAGGCGGCGGAGGACGGTCTGGAACTGCCGGAGGGTGTGTGTCTGGCGGCGGTGAACGGGCCGGGGTCGGTGACGGTCTCCGGTGACGCGGACGCGGTCGACGCCCTGGAGGAGCGGCTGCGCGCCCAGAACGTGCGGGTGAAGCGGCTGGCGGTCTCGCACGCTTTCCACTCGCATCTGATGGAGCCGATGCTGGCGGAGTTCGCGGCCGTCGCGGAGTCGCTGACCTACCACCCCCCGACGATTCCCGTCGTGGCCACGGCGCCCGGTGACGTGGCCACGCCCGCCTACTGGGTGGGTCAGATCCGCGAGCCCGTCCGCTTCGCCGACGCCGTGCGCCGGGCCCAGGACGCCGGTGCCGTCCGCTTCCTCGAATTCGGCCCGGACGGCACCCTGTCCGCGCTCGTCCCGCACATCGCCGAGGACGCGACGGTCGTGCCCGCCCTGCGTGCGGGCCAGGACGAGGACGCGGCCCTGTTGCACGCCCTCGCGGCCGTCCACGCGCGCGGCGCGGACCTCGACCGGTCCGCCGTGTTCGCGCGCGGTCGCGGCCGGCGCGTCGCCCTGCCCACCTACGCCTTCGCCACCGACCGTTACTGGCCGTCCGGGGTCTCCTGGGCGGGTGACGTCACCTCCGCCGGTCTCGGCGTCACCCGTCACCCGCTGCTGGGCGCGGGCATCGCGCTCGCGGAGGACGACGGGTACCTCTTCACCGCGAGGCTCTCCTCGGTCACCCAGCCCTGGCTCGCGGAGCACCGGGTGCACGGCAGGATCGTGCTGCCCGGCACGGCGTTCGTGGACCTCGCGGTGCGTGCCGGTGAGCAGGCGGGCACCGAGCAGCTGGACGAGCTCGTTCTGGAGGCGCCGCTGACCGTGCCCGGGGACGGCGCCGTGCAGCTGCAGCTGGCCGTGGGCGCGGTCGACGACGAGGGCAGACGGAGCCTCACCGTCCACTCGCGCCGCGAAGACGGCGGTGCCGGTGACGGCTGGCCGGACCGACCCTGGACGCGGCATGCCGTCGGTGTCCTCGCGCCCCGCCCCCGGGTCGTCGCCGAGGACCCCGAACTCGTCGGTGTGTGGCCCCCCGAGGGTGCCGCTCCCGCCGACCCGCACGCGCTCTACGCACGGCTCGCGACCGCCGGACTCGAGTACGGGGAGCTGTTCCGCGGCGTCAGCGCCGCGTGGACGCGTGGACAGGACGTCTTCGCCGAACTCGCCGTGCCCGAGAGCGCCGCCACCGGTTTCGGGCTGCACCCGGCCCTTCTCGACGCCGCGCTCCAGTCGGCCGCCGCACGTGGTGGCGACGGCGAGGCCGGCCTGCCCTTCTCCTGGACCGGAGTGACGCTCTGGGCGTCCGGGGCGAGGCATCTGCGCGCCCGGGTCTCGCCCGCCGACGGCGGGGACGGCATCACCGTCCGCGCGGTCGACCCCGCCGGCAGCCCGGTGGTCACCGTCGACCGGGTGGTCACCCGGCCCGCGCCCGCGGTCGGCGACGAGCCGACCGGGGCCGACGACCTGTACCAGCTCGACTGGAAGCCGGTTCCCGTGGCCGGGCCCGAGCCCGGTGAGCTAGCCCAGTTCGGTGGCGGGGACCCGCTCGCCGGCCGGACGGGCACGCTCGACGACCTCGCGGGCAGTGGCCGGATGCCCACCCATCTGGTGCTGTCCGCCTGCGCGGACAGGTCTGACCTCACCGGCGCTGACGCCGTCCTGGCGCGGACCGGTGAGGTGCTCGGCCGGCTGCGATCCTGGCTCGCCGACGAACGGTACGCCGGTACCACCCTGATCGTGGCCACCCGGGGCGCCGTGCAGGCCGATCCGGGCGACGACCTGCCCGACGTGGCGGGCGCCGCCGTGTGGGGCCTCGTGCGATCGGCGCAGTCCGAGCACCCCGACCGGATCGTCCTGGTCGACCTCGACCCGTCCGGCACATTCGACACGTCGGCCCCGTCCGACGCGTCTGACGGGGCCGACGCGCAGGCGATCGCCCGCGCCGTCGCCGCCGGCGACCCGCAGACCGCCGTCCGCGGGAGGACCGTGTTCGCCGCGCGTCTGGCGAAGGCACGTCCCGGCCTTGTTCCGCCCGCCGAGGGGGCGTGGCGGGTGGGGGTGTCGGTGCGGGGTGCGGTGGAGAACGTGGGTTTGGTGGGGGCGCCTGATGCGGTGGCGTCGTTGGGTTGGGGTGAGGTGCGGGTTGCGGTGCGTGCGGCGGGGGTGAATTTTCGTGATGTGCTGAATGTGCTGGGGATGTATCCGGGTGAGGTGGCGGTGGGGGGTGAGGCCGCTGGTGTGGTGGTGGAGGTGGGGCCGGGGGTGTCTCGGTGTGTGGTGGGGGATCGGGTGTTGGGGTTCTTCGGTGGGGCGATGGGTCCGTTGGCGGTGACGGATGAGCGTTTGGTGGCGGTGGTGCCGCGGGGGTGGTCGTTTGTTGAGGCGGCGGCGGTGCCGATTGCGTTTGTGACGGCGTATTACGCGTTGGTGGATTTGGCGGGGTTGGGTGCGGGTGAGCGGGTGTTGGTGCATTCGGTTGCCGGTGGTGTGGGGATGGCGGCGGTGCAGGTGGCGCGTCATGTGGGGGCGGAGGTGTTCGGGACGGCGTCGCCGGGGAAGTGGGGGGTGACGGGTCTGGGTGTGGATCGGTTGGCGTCGTCGCGTGATGTGTCGTTCGAGGGGGTGTTCAGGGAGCGGTCTGGTGGGCGTGGTGTGGATGTGGTGTTGAATGCGTTGGCTGGTGAGTTCGTGGATGCGTCGGCTCGGTTGTTGGTGCCGGGTGGGCGGTTTGTGGAGATGGGTAAGGCGGATGTGCGGGATGGGGGGTCGTTGCCGGGGTGTGTGTATCGGGCGTTTGATCTGGGTGAGGCGGGGCCGGAGCGGATCGGGGAGATTCTGCGTGAGGTTCTGCGGTTGTTCGCTGAG contains the following coding sequences:
- a CDS encoding cytochrome P450 yields the protein MSELEAERRARYQATVVQDFLRKTAAEGDPYAAILLVPDSPYPLYEEIRARGTLHRSAVGAWTTASHRVANQILRDRRFGVRTAEGAKPPEFMPFDNSMLGLDPPDHTRLRRLATPSLNPRRLAHWQPHVERFTGELVDEMLAGRDRVNFMRAFAQQLPLRVIGDLVGIPPRHRQLFFRLSRRMAYLLDGVATVPAARGAAAAIEEMTVMFHDIIAERRADPREDLISDLLPAVEDGRLTMDEMVPLCMFLPLAGTETTVNLIGNGLLALLEHPEQWKMLVADPSLAPAVVRETLRYDAPVQQYRRIAHTDIELEGELVATGEEVTICAGGTNRDPEAYPDPGRFDITRDPGPENLAFSSGIHFCLGAALARMEAETALAALAERVPGIRQDGPVRRRGSFIIRGMLQFPVALR